In Calothrix sp. PCC 7507, one DNA window encodes the following:
- the serA gene encoding phosphoglycerate dehydrogenase, translating into MSKVLVSDPIDQAGIDILSQVATVDVKTGLKPAELVEIIGEYDALMIRSGTRVTQEIIEAGTQLKIIGRAGVGVDNVDVPAATRRGIVVVNSPEGNTIAAAEHAIAMILSLSRHIPDANASVKRGEWDRKTFVGAEVYKKTLGIVGLGKIGSHVAAVAKAMGMKLLAFDPFISTERAEQIGCQLVDLDLLMQQADYITLHIPKTPETTHLINAKTLAKMKPTARIVNCARGGIIDEAALAVAIKEGTIAGAALDVFESEPLGESDLRSLGKEVILTPHLGASTAEAQVNVAIDVAEQIRDVLLGLPARSAVNIPGLGPDVLEELKPYMELAETLGNLVGQLAGGRVELLNVRLQGELATNKSQPLVVAALKGLLYQALRERVNYVNASIEAKERGIRVIETRDASARDYAGSLHLEATGTLGTHSVTGALLGEKEIHLTDVDGFPINVPPSKYMLFTLHRDMPGIIGKLGSLLGSFNVNIASMQVGRKIVRGDAVMALSIDDPLPEGILAEIIKVPGIRDAYTVTL; encoded by the coding sequence ATGTCTAAGGTTCTCGTCTCCGATCCTATTGACCAGGCTGGAATTGACATTTTATCCCAAGTTGCTACTGTTGATGTCAAAACAGGTTTAAAACCAGCAGAACTGGTAGAAATCATTGGTGAATATGATGCACTAATGATTCGCTCTGGTACCCGCGTTACTCAAGAAATCATTGAAGCCGGCACGCAGTTAAAAATTATCGGTCGTGCTGGTGTAGGTGTGGATAATGTTGATGTTCCGGCGGCGACGCGTCGCGGAATTGTCGTAGTGAATTCTCCAGAGGGTAACACGATCGCGGCAGCTGAACATGCGATCGCCATGATTTTGTCCTTATCTCGCCATATTCCTGATGCTAATGCTTCAGTGAAACGGGGTGAGTGGGATCGCAAAACCTTTGTCGGTGCAGAGGTTTATAAAAAAACTCTCGGCATTGTTGGGTTAGGTAAAATTGGCTCTCATGTGGCAGCTGTAGCTAAAGCAATGGGCATGAAGCTACTAGCTTTCGACCCTTTCATTTCTACAGAACGCGCCGAACAAATTGGCTGTCAGCTAGTGGATTTAGATTTGCTCATGCAGCAAGCAGACTATATCACCTTGCATATCCCCAAAACCCCAGAAACCACCCACTTAATCAACGCCAAAACCCTGGCGAAGATGAAACCCACTGCCCGTATTGTTAACTGCGCTCGCGGTGGCATCATCGATGAAGCAGCGTTAGCAGTGGCAATTAAAGAGGGTACAATTGCAGGTGCTGCCTTAGATGTGTTCGAGTCAGAACCATTAGGTGAATCAGACTTGCGATCGCTCGGTAAAGAAGTCATCCTCACCCCCCATTTAGGAGCCTCCACCGCCGAAGCGCAGGTGAATGTCGCTATAGATGTCGCCGAACAAATCCGCGATGTCCTCTTGGGGCTACCAGCGCGTTCTGCGGTCAACATTCCCGGACTCGGCCCTGACGTGTTGGAAGAACTCAAACCCTACATGGAACTGGCTGAGACTTTAGGAAACCTAGTAGGACAGCTAGCTGGCGGTCGAGTAGAATTACTCAACGTCCGCCTGCAAGGTGAACTAGCCACCAACAAGAGTCAGCCTTTGGTAGTAGCAGCCCTCAAAGGTCTACTTTATCAAGCACTGCGGGAACGGGTAAATTACGTTAATGCCAGCATCGAAGCCAAAGAGCGGGGAATCCGGGTGATTGAGACGCGAGACGCATCGGCTCGTGACTATGCCGGTTCGCTGCATCTAGAAGCCACAGGGACTTTAGGAACTCATTCTGTCACTGGTGCTTTGTTGGGTGAGAAAGAAATCCACCTCACCGACGTTGATGGTTTCCCGATTAACGTCCCGCCGAGTAAGTATATGCTATTCACCCTGCACCGCGATATGCCAGGGATCATTGGTAAACTAGGTTCCTTACTCGGCAGTTTTAATGTCAATATTGCCAGTATGCAAGTAGGACGGAAAATCGTCCGTGGTGATGCAGTGATGGCACTCAGTATCGATGATCCTTTACCTGAAGGTATTTTGGCTGAGATTATCAAAGTGCCAGGAATTCGAGACGCGTATACGGTAACACTATAG